One window from the genome of Hyla sarda isolate aHylSar1 chromosome 1 unlocalized genomic scaffold, aHylSar1.hap1 SUPER_1_unloc_2, whole genome shotgun sequence encodes:
- the LOC130298080 gene encoding LOW QUALITY PROTEIN: oocyte zinc finger protein XlCOF22-like (The sequence of the model RefSeq protein was modified relative to this genomic sequence to represent the inferred CDS: substituted 2 bases at 2 genomic stop codons), with product MMELLTGEGEDPNNINAPETDVSGGEQYKEDIPTGKDLNYINALNIIVKEEEEETDVSSNEQYKEDIYTGKDLIYINATDTKEEEETDVSGDEQYKEDIPTGKDLIYSNATDKKEEETDVSSDEQYVEDILTGNHQDSCTRRSEENLISSDYKADDDITQDTYEEHSIIPDTPSALHSQHLSSHPYIQVLSSQSSQDVQQNKGHRRGAGHQRAHTGKKSYSCSECGKCFTFESLLVIHQRTHTGEKPFSCRECGKCFIKKSHLVQHQRTHTGEKPFLCSECGKGFTWKSTLLQHQRTHTGEKLLSCTECGKCFTFKSLLVNHQRTHTGEKPFSCSECGKCFTDKSSLVKHQKTHTGEKPFSCSECGKCFTEKSSLVKHQRTHTGEKPFSCAECGKCFTQQSSLVKHKRTHTGEKPIQSNKXCRXHIYDLWSDSSSITSLSTSTSRYPPFYRCGSCVILFKYIHPTEDPARPGEDAVAADGHLGFQLGVYVPVLLVCPQHNIFRYAFYHLPARVYRNVTTPGAHLLFSSKEMMEAPMLPTEVGSKSPDRGRC from the exons ggtgaagatccgaacaatattaatgctccagagacagatgtgagcggtggtgAGCAGTATAAAgaagacattcctacagggaaagatctgaactaTATTAATGCTTTAAACATAATagtaaaagaagaagaagaagagacagatgtgagcagtaatgagcagtataaggaggacatttatacagggaaagatctgatctatattaatgctacagacacaaaggaagaagaagagacagatgtgagcggtgatgagcagtataaggaggacattcctacggGGAAAGATCTTATCTATAGTAATGCTACAGAcaaaaaggaagaagagacagatgtgagcagtgatgagcagtatgtgGAGGACATTCTTACAGGTAACCACcaag attcttgtaccaggagatcagaggagaatcttatatcttcagattataaagcagatgatgatatcacacaagatacatatgaagaacattccattatcccagatacaccctcagcccttcacagccaacatctgtcatctcatccttatatacaggtcctgtcttctcagtcatcacaggatgttcagcaaaataaaggtcacagaaggggtgctggacatcaacgagctcatacaggaaagaaatcatattcatgctcagaatgtgggaaatgttttacttttgaaTCACTTCTTGttatacatcaaagaactcatacaggggagaagccattttcatgtagagaatgtgggaaatgttttattaagaaatcacatcttgttcaacatcaaagaactcacacaggggagaagccatttttatgctcagaatgtgggaaaggttTTACTTGGAAATCAACTCTTCTtcagcatcaaagaactcacactggagagaagcTGCTTTCATgcacagaatgtgggaaatgttttacttttaaatcacttcttgttaatcatcaaagaactcacacaggggagaagccattttcatgttcagaatgtggaaaatgttttactgacaaatcaagccttgttaaacatcaaaaaactcacacgggggagaagccattttcatgttcagaatgtggaaaatgttttactgagaaatcaagtcttgttaaacatcaaagaactcacacaggggagaagccattttcatgtgcagaatgtgggaaatgttttactcagcaatcaagtcttgttaaacataaaagaactcacacaggagagaagccaattcagagcaataaatgatgcagataacacatctat GATCTATGGTCAGATTCTTCTTCCATAACTAGTCTCAGTACTAGCACCAGCAGGTATCCTCCATTTTACCGCTGTGGATCGTGTGTGATCCTCTTCAAGTACATTCATCCCACCGAGGATCCTGCCAGACCTGGAGAGGATGCCGTGGCTGCTGACGGCCATCTTGGATTCCAATTAGGAGTCTACGTGCCAGTGCTGCTGGTGTGTCCTCAGCACAACATCTTCCGGTATGCCTTCTACCACCTACCTGCCAGGGTTTACCGGAACGTTACTACACCAGGAGCGCACCTTTTATTCTCGTCTAAGGAGATGATGGAGGCGCCGATGCTGCCAACCGAGGTGGGAAGTAAAAGCCCAGACAGGGGCAGATGCTGA